The proteins below come from a single Phycisphaeraceae bacterium genomic window:
- a CDS encoding endonuclease/exonuclease/phosphatase family protein, with product MRHRFSASIIVAVLTLVWFGATSEAAQEESRPVAIRVATFNLQDVRPSDIGDGSTYRLRQLAETIQRIRPSVILLNEIAFAAPDDYGRETTGSWTAEQFAERYIAVAQRQGLEPIRYRVFTARTNTGMPSGFDLDRSGEVVSSFPAPRTAKPDGTHHSASDEARAYAGDAWGWGEFPGQYGMAILVDERLDIVEDRVRTFRLFPWMGMPNALLPTLGTDEEESMWYEEEALELFRLSSKSHWDVPVKMPNGTIVHFLASHPTPPAFDGDELRNRKRNHDEIRFWADYILNADYIVDDEARRGGLRQGSSFVILGDLNADPDKGNSYRNPMRQFLLDNPAINSQNTPTSDFAIEGLEPHDTAHFRLRVDYILPSSSLRVLRSGIWRWSDGQRPSDHFPVWMDVVVPNP from the coding sequence ATGCGCCACCGATTCTCCGCCTCGATCATCGTCGCCGTTCTCACCCTCGTCTGGTTCGGTGCGACGAGTGAGGCGGCACAGGAAGAATCTCGCCCCGTTGCTATTCGTGTCGCAACGTTCAACCTTCAGGATGTCCGCCCAAGCGACATCGGCGACGGCTCGACCTATCGCCTGCGACAACTCGCCGAGACCATTCAGCGCATTCGCCCCAGCGTGATCCTCCTGAACGAAATCGCATTCGCAGCCCCCGACGATTACGGACGTGAAACCACCGGCTCGTGGACTGCCGAGCAGTTCGCCGAGCGTTACATCGCTGTCGCGCAGCGCCAAGGCCTCGAACCAATCCGTTACCGCGTCTTCACCGCCCGCACCAACACCGGCATGCCCAGCGGGTTCGATCTCGACCGCAGCGGCGAAGTCGTGAGCAGCTTCCCCGCACCACGCACCGCCAAGCCCGACGGCACACATCACTCAGCCTCCGACGAAGCGCGGGCCTACGCCGGCGATGCATGGGGCTGGGGAGAGTTTCCGGGGCAATATGGCATGGCCATTCTGGTCGATGAACGCCTCGATATCGTCGAAGATCGCGTCCGCACGTTTCGCCTCTTTCCGTGGATGGGCATGCCCAATGCACTCTTGCCCACACTCGGCACGGACGAAGAAGAATCAATGTGGTATGAAGAAGAAGCCCTCGAACTCTTCCGTCTGAGTTCCAAGAGTCACTGGGACGTGCCAGTCAAAATGCCCAACGGCACAATCGTGCACTTCCTTGCCAGCCACCCGACTCCACCCGCATTCGATGGCGATGAACTCCGCAACCGCAAACGCAACCACGACGAGATCCGTTTCTGGGCCGACTACATCCTCAACGCCGACTACATCGTCGACGATGAGGCTCGCCGCGGCGGACTTCGGCAAGGCTCATCATTCGTCATCCTTGGCGATCTCAACGCCGACCCCGATAAGGGCAACTCGTACCGCAACCCGATGCGCCAGTTCCTGCTCGACAACCCCGCGATCAACAGCCAGAACACCCCCACGAGCGATTTCGCCATCGAAGGCCTCGAACCACACGACACCGCCCACTTTCGACTGAGAGTGGACTACATCCTCCCGTCATCGAGCCTTCGGGTACTCCGAAGCGGGATCTGGCGCTGGTCCGACGGACAACGTCCGAGCGACCACTTTCCGGTGTGGATGGATGTCGTTGTACCGAACCCTTGA